caaataaaaattatgtttcattttcagaaattatttccaaaaacaaattacaacaatttactttgtatattttttatacttttagtGTTCTAACGGGGAGTCTTATCTAATATGTCAAACATTATACGCTTCGAAACCTTCTTGCGTATACCCAGCTTCTTTTATCGCAGCGTTGGCGTTGACCTATGGAACACTAATAGCGGTCCGCTACAGAGTGCAGTCTTCTACATCAGCTTGTTTAATGTTAATGTCTGGCTACTTTCGGAGTTGATCTTTGCAGTTTTAATGTTCACTAAGAACTTCATACAGGCAACCATGACGCTCTCATATGCCGGTTTTGTGCTCGTCGGCTCCataaaaatgtactttatgtGGCGTAAGAAAGCAGAGATGACACGCTTCCTGCAGCTCATGAACACCATCTTTCCACGCACAGAATCGCAGCAGAAAATGATGAACTTGCGAAGCCACTTGCGTCAATGTACGATTGTAATGAGCGCCTTTGCACTGATCTTCATGATACTGATTTGGACCTACAATCTCTATCCGTATATGCAACGGCAAATCTACGATCGTTGGTTGCAAGTGCGCATCGTCAACAAAACACTGCCCTATGAGAGCTATATCCCTTGGAATTGGCATGATCATTGGACTTTCTATCTTTACTACACCTTGCAAAGCATCGCCGGCTATCATTCGGCATCGGGACAGATTGCTAGTGATTTGGTGTTATGTGCCATGGCGACGCAAATTATTATGCATTATGAGTACGTTGCACAGCGGATCGCTGAGTATCAGCCGCAAGCTTTGAGAGCGCCGAGACTTGATGGGATGGAGAGCGAGACATACCGCAAGGATATGAAGTTTCTCTGCGACATAATTGGTTATCACGCCAATGTTTTGAGGTAAGTGCGATTCTTGTTATTACCAATGTATTCGGGTTTTCGTAATTTTACTGATTTCCAGTTTATCGGACATCATGAATGAGGTATTAGGTGTGCCACTTTTGGTGAATTTTATGACTTCGTCATTTGTAATTTGCTTTGTCGGCTTTCAAATGACTATGGGCGCCGAACCGGACTATATGGTTAAGCTATTCCTTTTCCTCTTTTCATCGCTGATTCAAATCTATTTAATTTGTCATTACGGTCAGCAGCTGATCGATGCGGTGAGTTGAAgaacataaaatttatattgaaacaTTATTTCAGACCTttaaaaattaggttaggttatacttATTGGCTGTCACGCAATAGAAAAACTTACTGGTACTTTGACTTGCCAGCTCTTTAAGTGatgtttgatatttattttgatactTCAACTAATTCTTTCAACTGCGAAACACGGCGGTATCTAAGATGAATTCTAGATAAGGTGGGACGGAAGTAGGTAAGGTGTTTCAAGGTATCGCTTATGCTTTTTCCCTTATCTTGCTTCTAATAATCAAAGCTCTGGCTCTTATTTGATGCCTTTGTCGGATATTTATATCAGACTTATTGTCTGTTTAATAGACCCGCGGTCTTCGAAGGCACTGAAAGTAGATTTGTCGAGATTTTAAAGTTATGCTTATAAGTAAATTTTGAATGTCGAATTTTGAATAAgaaatactatgtacatatagtcaATATTCACttgaaacatatgtatatcatgaaTAATTTCAGTTAAACCCTGCTATAATAACTTACTTCGCCTGTTCGAGGGTGCTTAAATAATTCCTTGTCTGACAAATCTCGATATTTCAGAATTGTTCTCGAAATAcgttaaacaaatatgtatcatcAACTATTCCTTGGAACTTTTATATAGAGCTAATTTGAAGATCGAAAAACTTTTTAGCACTTAGGGTTTTTGTAATAGCCTCCATATCTTCAATAGGTCTCTTCTGTCCCGAATTTTTGGGCAGGATTTTTCCATgatgttttatatatttcttgcAAATCTATTCATAGAGTAACAACGTATCTCGAGCCGTTTACAATCACGGTTGGGTCCATTCGCATGTCCATTATCAACGTATGTTGGTGTTAGTGACCGCACGAGCTCAAAAGCCAGCAATGTTAAAGGCTACAAGCTTTGTACGTATCTCTCGTGGCACTTTAACTGATGTGAGTATTTTGAAGaaggaagaaaattaaaatttaagttgtgttaaaatttttttaagttattgacatcttataatattattttatccaCACTCACTAAATCCACAGTGACCGTActtacaaactggacgaaggagtacagactgaATCTTAATATACGATTTTTGGTGTTAGATTGGACGGCCTGTGTCCTCTACTCTTCATAGGACCGTTGTTGGTAACATACAAGGCAATTAACCGGCAAGTCATAAACTACGCTACACCTATATGGTCGCCTCAGTGCAGTGAAAAGCTTCAGACGTGTCAAAATACTGCACTCTGAATAATTGTAGAATGTCTCTTGATGTAGTCGGTTGAACAATTATATGTATAGTGCTGCTCGCATGATTCCGATTCAGGAACATAATGAACTCTTCTTTAAGAAGTTTCTCGTGAGATATTTTCGCTGAAACTATCCCTGTGGTCGTAGGATTGATGCGAAGCCACCTCGTAAAAAAATCAAGAGATTTTTGATTGATTATACGAGTATCACCGACCTCGCACAGTGCGCCGACCAGACTTTGGATATAATGAATTTTAGGTACGCACTTGACGAAGAACTTGAGTTACAACGAGAATGTAGAACGActcttgcgcaacttcgttctggatattatAACAGGTTCAACCTTAACTTATCCAGAAGCGACCccgacataccaaatatatgttCAGCACGAAATGAGTCCTCGCATGACCCTAACCACCAAGCGAACCACACTTATTTAATACCCCTCTATCTGGGTGCCATTAAAACGATGTGATCGCTCTTCGAAAACATGGATCTTTAAGTCTTTTAACAAGTACTGTGAAGCTTCCGACTCCAGGTTTCAGAATCGGAAGTTTGCACAAACTGCTAGACTCATGTTGAATAAGTGCTTCTTAAGCTTAAAATGGCTAGTGTAGAATGCGACAGGTAGCCGGAATTTAATACTCAGGAGattgaatacatttttaaacCTCTTCAGTCAGTTTTACCCGACCATTTGCAACTTGGACTGCGCATGCCTTGGAGTTATTGCAAATACTTCTCCCTGCAGAGCTGCTCCTTAGTGGTATGAGGACCAACCGCCATACAGGGTTCAGGTTTCACCGTGCTGGAAGATGCTGAGTGGGCAAGCTCGTCAGCCAATTTATTCCCGGCTATATGTTTGTGACTTGCCACAGAGATAAGGTGCACTCGATTACGACCTGATAGGCTGTTCAGCCGTTCTATGGATTCCTACACCAGTCGCGATTTAATCTCTTAAGGAGAGATCGCTTTAAGTGCTGCTTGGCTATCTCTGCATATGGCGTTGTAGGTTAAGTTCCACACGCCGACTTATATCTAAGGTTTCTGCTTGGAGGATGCTCGAAAACTATGGTATGGAGAGTTTGATAGGTAGTCTTGTAACTTGTGCATAAATTACCTCCGACATTTTTGAGTCATCTGTTTATCATTGATTGTGCTATTCCTTAGTAGTAGGTCGAGAGTGGAATCATTCCATATAGCCTTGCTGCCAAGGGTAACTCTAAACTTCCTTGTGAAGCTTACTGTTTTGGTAATACTGTCCCTTGGTAGATTAGTTAGTGGTATTTCATTACATAGAACATTTTCTCTACGAAACCCTTCTGCTGTCATTCGAAGCGTTGCATATTTGGCTGCTTGGTTGATTACTAGGTGAAGCGGTGTGAGTTCCAGCATAACCTTCAATACTACCGTCGGGCACGTAAGCATTGCACCCGATGCGCAGATGAAGACAAGTCCCGGCAGCTTCGATTGTTGATGTTCTATCAAATTCTGCAATGTTTTAGAAGACCAAGCCACTGCCCCATACCTAATCATCGGTTTCACGATCAGGGTGTACATTCATCTGATAATCTTTGACTTGCAGCTCCAGGTTTTCAAGTCGATTGCACACCATAAGTGCTATTGTAGCCTTGACTATGATCAGGTGCACATGCAACTTCCACCGAAGAGTGGAATCTAGAGTGAGACTAAGATATTTGATCACATTAGTCATCTCTATCTCTCTGCCATCTAGGGATAAGTAATTGATGCCGTGCAGAAACCTTTGTCTAGTGAAAGGGACGATGGTCGTTTTCGAGGGGTTGATGTTCCTTCCAACCACGCTGCATCATCCCTTTGACAGACTCAATCCTCTTGACACCATATCACAGCAAGTATCCTCGAATTTACCCCTagctaatataaaaatgtcatcCGCATATCATTAATAGCGGATCCCATTGTTAGTTCGGAAAGGTCATCTATGACTAAGCTCCATAATAAAGGGGATAGGACACCACCATGAGGGCCACTGTGTGGTACTGccacttttcttttctttagAGCTTGTCAAAAGCATCTTCGATATCTAGGAAGGCGCATAGCATCCCTACTTTACCATACAACGAACTTTGCATCCGAATTTAATTGGTGCAGAGCAGTATTATTTGACCTACCTGCTCTGTAAGCATTCTGATTCGTCTGTAACCATATAATCGATTGTTCCGATTTGAGACTTTGTTCTGACTTATTCTTAGTTTAAGTTTCCTAGTAAAGTCTGCAAGACTTTTACTTCGATGAATTGTTGTGCTGATGTTGGAAATTATCGATATAAATTGACCATATAGTACAGTGTTTCATGTTATCGACTGACCATTTAGTACAGTTTGTCatgttatcgatatttttttgtttctcattttctaatttctttctatagatttctatatttgtttaaaattttctttttgttttttaatttcttgtctGCGGTGTCCTCTGTGCTGTGCGAATTTTTTTCACTCGCTCAAAATGCCATATTTATCGATAACTTTTTTCTTGCAGATAATGCAAATTTCCTATAAATTCTTCACACTCGTCCGCACAATGTACAGTAATTAAAGTCATTGTTGTTGCGAATGCTACTGCtgctttcgttgttgttgctgcggttTTTGTAATTTGAACGTGTTTGTAACTGTATGTAAATGATGGCCACAGCTGTTCGCATGACAAATTAGGAATTCAATATGCATTCGGAATATTAGCATTTGTACTCCGCCTGGAATACCAGCGACACatgcaaatttaatgaaattttaattaaaaccaaCCGTGACTGAAGTGTAAACAGAATGTATAAATTATGAACTGCAATTAAAGTGAACAGCAAAATAAGTTTCCATTGAAAAACCTGACCAAACCCAGCGCTTAGGCTTGGAATTTGGTGTAATGGGATAAAAAGAGACAatagaaaaaaggaaaaaaatattttaaattaaaatagttcATTTCACATGTATTGGTGGCAGTCTATAagtaaaaacaatgaaaacccAAATATACGCGCATCCtctatataaatatagaatttttacGTCTCCTTGAGGCCACCTTTCATACATTCGATTTTCCATTTTTCGATTACGCAACATTCAATTGCATTTCCGTTGACAAACAACCATTTTGAATTGTTAGCTTAGTTAGCGTTTTCGTATTTTCATCACCCTTTGTTTTGTCGCGCCAAATCCGTTACGTAACTGTTACTACTATATATGGTTCGTAACCTAATTCCACTGTGGAATtagtttcaatttttaatttcactttacaTGCCAAACTccaacaaatacacacacatgcgcaacGCTGTCAAAATTTGCTACCTATAAATCTACTACATATATGCTCACACATACAGGTATAGCGAGTGAGGTCAGCGAAGCTCAAAGTCTAGCtatgaaaaattgtttgaaattcgCCAAAGCTTGAACCAATTAATGTCTATGGACCGCTACTGTTATAAGTTTAGGCAGCTATGTGATACCTACATTTATAGGGTGTTTTTTAGAGGTTTGGTATTTCAGCAAACTAAAAATCAATGCAAGATTTTGCTATGAAGCTTCGTGGAGACCTAAAAATTGTACAGATGTCCATGCACATGCCATATGAAGAGCGAGCGagtcaaaaattattatactcacAATTGAAATGCgcttaaaaatagtgaaaaatttccaaaaaaagtgaaattttcacAAATCTGAGATTGCTGTCATTTGTAACCTGACGGGTGAGTAAATAACAGGTCCATGGACTTTGGTTATTgtggaaaaaaattgataaaatagtgCAGCTTGAAGGGAAAGTATACAATTGAAGTAGCAACTTTGCTCGATGATGAGCTTATGTAAcgggaaaatcaaccatcaaggattggtatgccaAGTTGAAACgcggtgaaatgagcaccgaagacggtgaacgcagtggaaGCCCAAAAGGGCTtattaccgacgaaaacatcaaaaaaaggCCACAAAATTGTTTTAGATTATCGTAGaatgaagttgttcgagatagtaGGCACTCTATAGTTATCAACCATCCATCCATCCATTAATTGGACTTTGAATTGCCTCTGCATCCACTGTATTTTCCAGATCTGGACCCGagtgactatttcctgttctcagatctgaAAAGAATGCCCGAtgagaagaaattttcgttgaatgaagaggtgatcgccgaaactgaggtctATTTTGAGAAAAAGAACAAATCGTGCTACCAAAATGCTATCGAAAAGTATTAGGTCTATTTTGAGGAAAAGAACAAATCGTGCTACCAAAATGCTATCGAAAAGTATtggggtcgctataatcagtacATCGCCCTTGGAtcgaactatgttgaataagaaaacaaaacgaGTTGTGGCAAAACAGGAATGTATTCTACTATGGTAGGCCGGGATTTTTCAATTCGGCTATTTCGAGAGGTTCGCCTAAGCTATGACTCTGCACCCCCAGTCTTGTCAAAGCTGGAGAATGGTGCAGAAAGTGTTGGATGTTTTCCTCTTTTCCAAATAATTGCGACAGTTAAGCCTTACCGCATCCGCGCCCATTGGGCAATGACCAGTAAGAACTAGGATACCGCATTATGAATTATTATAGAGAGCGATTGGTTCAGTGGATCGCCGGCGTTCTGCACTAGCTCAGAAAGATCTCGAAGTCAGATAGGGGCTAGTTGGTGATCAATGCCAGCCAAACTCACA
The sequence above is drawn from the Bactrocera tryoni isolate S06 chromosome 1, CSIRO_BtryS06_freeze2, whole genome shotgun sequence genome and encodes:
- the LOC120782189 gene encoding odorant receptor 85c isoform X2, which produces MSNIIRFETFLRIPSFFYRSVGVDLWNTNSGPLQSAVFYISLFNVNVWLLSELIFAVLMFTKNFIQATMTLSYAGFVLVGSIKMYFMWRKKAEMTRFLQLMNTIFPRTESQQKMMNLRSHLRQCTIVMSAFALIFMILIWTYNLYPYMQRQIYDRWLQVRIVNKTLPYESYIPWNWHDHWTFYLYYTLQSIAGYHSASGQIASDLVLCAMATQIIMHYEYVAQRIAEYQPQALRAPRLDGMESETYRKDMKFLCDIIGYHANVLSLSDIMNEVLGVPLLVNFMTSSFVICFVGFQMTMGAEPDYMVKLFLFLFSSLIQIYLICHYGQQLIDASNNVSRAVYNHGWVHSHVHYQRMLVLVTARAQKPAMLKATSFVRISRGTLTDIMQISYKFFTLVRTMYSN